From Daucus carota subsp. sativus chromosome 6, DH1 v3.0, whole genome shotgun sequence:
GTCCAGTCAAGTACCTTTTTTCCCCAAGTTTTGCTCCATCATCTTCCTCTTTATCTTTTCACCGATTTTTCGATACAAAGGTAATAGTGTTGTGGTTAGTATCCGTTAGAATCTTTGCATGTAATATTTGTCAAATCACAAGGTAAAGATAAATTTGAGTTATTTCAGTTTGTGTAGGTTGTGATTGTTTACTACCTTTAACAATATATAACTACTGCAGTTGGCTGTATCTTCATCCACAGCAGTCGAGGAGGAGATATATTTTGACTTTAGAAAACAATGTTTTATATACTCAAAGGAGAAGGAAACATTCTTTAAGCTTCCTTACCCTTCAAAGGAGACATTTGGCCACTATCTTAAATGTAGCGGCTATGGCACAGAAGCTAAGATTGTTGCTGCTACTCAGAAATGGGGACGTAATGTGTAGGTCCTTTTTATCTTCTGGCTTTTGAAATCCTGTTTCCTAGAATCGTCATGTATTGTTGTCTCACTGCTTTTGCCGTTATCCATTGCTGCATTTCTTATTTTACTGAACATGTCATTGTTTTGAATGTCTATTTTGCCATGACAAAGTAAAATTTTTACTCATTATTTTTGCTTAACATGTTACCATTTTAATCAACAACGAAGGCGAAAGCCTTATTCTTTGTCttttgttttagttaaaaaaattctgaatgcAATGGTATACGCTCATCTTGTGTCATTTACCGTCGACTAGTTTTGTTGTTTGCTTCACTCCTTTACTACTTGCTTTAGTTCAGACGTGGCAAGTCAGCAAAATATGTTTAAAGTGTGTTTCATCTTGTGAAGTTTGaaagtatttttaatataatgagCTTGTTGACTGGCGTGAACATGTTGGCAGAAACCATCAACTCCCATAATAGAATACTATCATGAAATGGCTGCATCAATATAACAATATAATCAACTCGTATTAAAATTAGTATCAAATCGTGTTTATTACTAACAGTTTCAGACGAGATGCTTGCTGTTTTTTTGATCCTGGTATATCTGGTGCAactgcattaaaatattattataactaATGTGGTTAATATATCACAAAATTTAACAAGAACTTTAAATATATAGGCGTGATCGTACTTTGCCAGGTTTAATTGCTTGTTTAATTAACTGGTAAAAAGCCGTCTAACAGTCAGTTTAGGTGACATCCTTGACTTAAAGCATGCCCAGGACGGGATGCTTTCTGTGTCCTTGGAGTAAAATTTAGCTGTTATTGACTGATTAAAAAAATCAGCATACTTTTAACATATATTGGAGTTTCATATACATTACCTTGGTTGTAATTTGTAATAGAATCTACCATTAAATCAAGCCAAGGAACTTATgcagttgaacacaacttggtTATGCTCTTAACTTCATGCATGTTTGCCACAATTGGCTTTTCATGTGGTATATTACATTTCTCTTTGGCTTTTCATGTGGTATATTACATTTCTCTTTGCTGTTCCTGATTTTCATTCTATGGTGTAGATTTGAATATCCACAACCTACTTTCCAGAAATTGTTGAAAGAGAATTGCATGGAACCGTTCTTTGTGTTTCAGGTTTGTTTAATTCAATACATCAATGATCACCTGAACACACACCTGAACAAAGCAAACAAAGAAGCTCAAATTTCTTTTtccttatatttttgttaaattccAGGTTAGCTCTTTTAACATGTCATACTATATTCCGGTGTTGCTTATGATGTGCAGGTATTTTGTGTAGGGCTCTGGTGTTTGGATGAATACTGGTACTACAGTTTGTTCACCCTGTTCATGCTGGTTATGTTTGAGTCGACAATGGCAAAGGCTCGGTTAAAGACTCTATCCGAGCTTCGACGTGTTAAAGTAGATAGCCAGACTCTAATGGTGCACCGTTGTGGAAAGTAGGATATCTGAGTGATGATCTCTAGTTCACTTTTTTGTAGTTTAGATGTTTGTTTTCCGGAGCTTTTTAGATTATAACACAATGTTTCTggaaaattgatactttaggtGGGTTAAAATTTCTGGGACAGATCTTCTTCCCGGGGATGTTGTATCTATTGGCCGCTCTACTGATCAAAATGGAGAGGACAACGCTGTGCCTGCTGACATGCTTATCTTATCTGGGAGTGTCATTGTCAACGAAGCGATTCTGACAGGAGAATCTACCCCACAATGGAAGGTTGGTTGTTATAATCTTTTTGCTTTACCTCATTTTTGAGAGGGAGGGAGgcgggggagggagggagttaACTAGACCGCTGCCTTTAGGAAGCCCAATAAGTGTACACTAATGTTGCATCAGCCACAGGAAGTGATAGAGTggtaaattaaataattttgggGAGATAATTCCTATCAGTTGGCTCATTGTCATTAGGGGATTGATCTGGTAATGTACTGTTCATTAAATTCTTCAAATCAACCATTCTGGTATATATGTTAAATGATTGGTGTGTTGTTAATTGGAGGTTGTGTTAAGGTTTTTAGGCCGCTTATTAAACACATGATATTGTCCACATGATTAATGAACATTTGTACAGGTCTCCATCACGGGAAGAGGACCTGCAGAAAATTTATCTGCTAGAAAAGATAAAAGTCATGTTCTATTTGGCGGCACAAAGATTTTGCAGCATACATCTGATAAGGTTGTAGTTctagtatttatattttgtcaTAGGCTGTAAGGTTATTTGCTTTTACTCAGCTTATCATTATCTTTGGATTCAGACATCTCATTTGAAGACACCTGATGGTGGCTGCCTTGCTGTTGTTCTACGAACCGGATTTGAGACTACCCAAGGGAAATTGATGCGgacaattttattttcaacagAAAGGGTAATGCTTATAGTTTATTGTCCAGAATCTGTCACTGGTACAATGTCATCTTAATTAACTATATTTCTTCCTAATTTTATATGGATTTCTCAATTTTAGGTAACTGCTAACAGCTGGGAAAGTGGTCTCTTTATCTTGTTTTTAGTTATATTCGCATTAATTGCTGCTGGTTATGTACTTGTGAAGGTAAAAATCTTCTCTTTAGCTGCTGACCATATAACATGTCCGTGTGCACTATCACCTACAATATTTACGTCACTTATGCCTCGTTATACTTCAGCTTCTATGTGTTGCTGATGGGTTGTTTTGCTGCAGGGACTTGAGGACCCAACTAGGAGTAGATATAAGCTTATACTTAGTTGTTCACTGATTATCACTTCTGTTATACCGCCAGAGCTGCCAATGGAACTATCAATAGCTGTTAATACATCCTTAATTGCGCTGGCTCGACGTGGGATATTTTGTACTGAACCTTTCCGTATCCCTTTTGCTGGGAAGGTAAGCATTATATTAGCTATGCCACAAATGTACAAATTGTTATTGTGCTTAGCAAAACGACATATTAATGAAAAGGTTTTGACATCTGTATATGCCAATAAGCACATGTTCAAACACAAACTATTATAACATTTAAAATGCAACCAAGTTAATGGTATGTGTGTACTTAGTAAATTGTATCTGTATTCCTCGTGAACAGTGTTCTAAAAAGCGGGAATtgagacttaatcggtgaagtcacggaacaaagattaatcgggaattaattggattgatcagggattaatcggatgattaattgaataatcggatatttaatcagttcagcGAGCTACAGAACAGAtattaatcagtgattaatcgtgattaatcactgacttttagaacagagctcGTGAATGGTGTTTTTCTGCATTATAGAGTATAGAATAAACTTTAGGCTATATTTTTATGCTGATTCCTCCATAAGTATTTGGTAAATTATGTATACTTATGTGGTGAATTTTAGAAGTTTGTAGCTGAATGTGACCCTATATAACATTTTCAAACTGTCATTTTTACCTGTTTAACATTATGCTTATATGGTTTGATACTTAGAACCAGTTTCTTGTTGTGAAAGAATTGTTCTTCTTGACTTGTGTAACCcttgaatttaaattttggaCTTTAGAGTTCTTAATACCACTTTGTGGCGATGTTCATAGTTATAAGGGTCAGTCTTTGTCATCGTCAAGTGCAGCATCTTTATGAATACTCATCCTCTTAACCGccaaaggttttttttttaaaattgtgtttCATGGTATTTTGAGATGAGTATTTTTCTATGAAAAAAGGATATTGTATCTGTGATGCACAGAAGCGGATAGATTCCATAACTTGGAACTTCTGCACGTCCATGTGTGCACATTTAAATTCATACTCATGATTTGTTCTGTGTGATTTCGCTCATACTACTTGtattccttttcttcttctatAGGTCGATATATGTTGCTTCGATAAGACTGGGACATTAACATCTGATGACATGGTATGCAAGTATAATATTGTTGTTGCTCTAGTTTTCTTATGGCACCTTTCAATGATCATATGTGGTGCTTCTATTCACAGGAGTTTTCGGGGATTGGTGGATTGACAGAAAGCTCTGATTTAGAAACTGAAATGACTAAAGTGCCGACTCGCACTCTGGAAATTCTAGCATCTTGCCATGCATTGGTTTTTGTGGAGAACAAGCTGGTATCTGTTACAAACTTTATAAACTTATTGGGCAATTATGTTGTTTACGAAAAAATCTGAAACTGTTTTATGTTGTCCAAGTTTCTTAAAGCATTACAAAATGAAACAAACAGAATTTTTGCCTATTACTCTATAAAGTTTAAAGTTTTCGTTATTCTAGAAGGTAGGCCGCATTATGTGTTGGGcgcttttttttttgcaagtcCTAATATTATGCGAGTATGCGACCAAGCATCCTATCATAGATTCTAAAGTTAGCATAGATATCTCTGCTTATATAAGGGTGCATTATCTAAGTGGACATGCGTATGTAGGTGTTCTATTCAGAAATATCTCTGATATGAAATAGACATTTAAAGCACATAATTCATGCGTTAGTTATAGCTGAACGTagcatattttatttgaattggCATAATACAACTCAGTCATGTGCCCTGTTAGATTGTAGCTAAAGGAAGATAAATACATCTATATTATAGAGTAAATTATCAgctcaacccccccccccccacccaccCCGtgggaaaaaataaaataataataataaaaattcttaTCAGTATAAAGCATAAAGTTTCCGAATCCAACTTCAAATGTTTTAGTAACTCGTCCTTGGCACAGACCTTGGTTGTGATTAATTTTCATATACTATAGTTgcaacaatatttttttgtagGTTGGAGATCCACTGGAGAAGGCTGCAGTGAAAGGTATTGAGTGGAGTTACAGATCAGATGAGAAAGCAATGCCGAAAAAGTAAGCTGGATTCATGATTGCTCACTATTAAAATACGTATTTCAGCTCTATATTGTCCAACGACCTATGTATTCATGATAAACTTCTAATTTGTAATGTTGTTActgattttttatttgtgaagtTTCTAGTTCTTGATCCTAATGGTTGTCTTAGAAGGCAAGTGAATGAGACTTTTTCCTTGTTTTAAACCTTGGGGCCAACAAATTTAGATAGAAGAATAAGATTTTACCATGtcatcaaatatcaaatattatatagtGTCATCTATATTGtttttagtattaaaaaaagACAATTAATTGCTGTTATAGTGAGGGCAAGATTAAAAAACGGAAGCTCACTAATTGAGTGGTGAAagttttaaatgaaaaaaaataaaaaaaatctggaGAGCAGTGTAATTCTTAAGACTTAAGTAGAGGTGCTTTATATGATCTAATTCTTGACATGGTTGATTACCTATTATTAATTTCGCATGAAGTAAATTCCTATCCACCACATTTCTGAAGAATTCCCATCATGGGGATGCATTTTGCATCCTAGCTTGAAGTCTATGTGACAGCCACAATTGTGAAGTTGGAAATCTACTATAAATCTCTCCGTTTCtcttattttccaaaaatacgatCTTAGCATTCACAAGCTCCAATCAACATGTTGCCtgcaataatttaaaacaagtcTCATTACTCTTTTCTCGAACCTTGGGCAGTATGTATATTTTCgtttttttgaatttgtttAGAGAAGTTGGTTTTCTATCTATTAAATTATTTAGGACTACAATAGGTCCAAGAGCCTATGATATAACATATTAAAGCAGATATCTATATTTTCCAAAAGAGCGATTTCTGAATCTGAAAGCAACTGAGAAAAGAGAACAAAACTcttgatattaattttgatagGCTGTGGCTCTGTTGCTTAACGGATTCTGTCATGATGTTCAACTAAATATATTGGGGCTGTCGTGTACAATGATTCTTTTACATGCGATTCTTTGCCGTGTTTGTTTACTGGTATAGTATGCATATGGATCACTGTCCATACACTACTTTAATTCCATTATAAATTTTGGCATCTGCAGGGGAAATGGAAATGCTGTTCAGATTGTGCAGAGATACCACTTCGCTTCTCATTTGAAGAGAATGGCAGTTGTTGTTCGTGTTGAGGAGCAGTTCTTTGCTTTTGTCAAGGTATCTAGTTGCATTTTTCCTCCTGGAAACTTCTTGTTATTATTGTTCTATTGTTATTACATATTCATATGCTTTAAACATGATTTATTTGTTATACCTGGTGTAAGGCTCTCTTTCTTGTAGATTAGTCATATATGTGGGATACTGGCATTTTTTTAGGACATATGATTCATCTTTCAGTGGTGTGATTTGGCTATGGAACATTTTAATTGTCACATTGTTTattggatactttatataaataattatatatgtcaaGTTTATGACTTCAAAACACTCGTTAAAAATGtaatttctgaaaataataCTGTATCCCCTGCCAGTACTTTGTGAGTTATGCTAGCTCCTATCCATTCTAGGTTTATTCATTTTCAGTTAATtcaaaaatcatatattcaGTGTCTTGTCCGTTAAGTGATTTTGTGCACTCGGGCGTTTCAGGGTGCACCAGAAACCATTCAAGAAAGACTTACCGATGTGCCATCATCATATGTAAAGACGTACAAGAAATATACTCGTCAAGGATCTCGTGTTCTGGCATTGGCATATAAGTCACTTCCTGAAATGACAGTAAGTACAGTTCTCAACTTCTCGTCATCAATGTTTTGATCCTCCCATCTACCTCtgcatatacatataagtaACATATTATCTTAACTTTGGGGTATATATATTAGTTGTGGAAGGAGCCTTTTGCAATCCGggctataattaattatatattacttcAAAGATCTTTTGTTTgcttgttaatttatttttatatctgtAAACTGTATATTTACACTGTGGATATATAGCAATCCAGTATACATATATTgagatttgatttttatttgtaaaatgttTGAAGGTTAGTGAAGCTAGAAGCTTGGACAGAGATGTGGTGGAAAGTGAACTTACTTTTGCTGGTTTTGCGGTAAAAGTCTGATTACCCTGGGCTCATTTTATACTCTAGTTGCATGCTCTGAATTTATTTTTGTTGCTACAACaagatgtttgggaacttgtgtctaattcaatatttttacttttgttTTCACCCAACACTCTTTTTGTGTACTCCAGCTATTTAGTTGTCCTATAAGGGGAGACTCGGCCTCTGTGTTGTCTGAGCTAAGAGGATCATCACATGACTTGGTGAGTGGTTTCACTGTATGCTTTTAATGTTATGCAAGTCTCTCAATTGCACCTCCTTGGTGAGTATTCAGTATGTAAGAATTctttgtatttaatattttaattaagttaattagaATGTCCTTTCTTTCCTCTCCATTGTTCACTTGCTCTGTGAACTCTTTATTAGAAATAGCACTCTTTATTAGAAATAGCAATGGAGAGACTTTCAGTGTTTCTTCGTTTTTGCTTTTTAACAAGTTAGATTTGTGTGTTGTTCTGAGTCTGGTCCGTCAATATTTTGTTAAGTCAAAAGTTGAAGTATCTGTTAAAAGAAGGTATTATAGAACTAGAGTGTTGATAATAGCACTATATGTGCACCCTCACCAAGTTTAAAAGGCTGTTTATATTGCATCATATACCCTGAACAGAAAAAAATTGCTAGATGTCAAATTTACTTAAAGAGGAGCTATATCTAAGGCAAGAAAGTAACACAATCTAAGAGATAAGGATCTCCCTGAAATTTTAGAAGTCTGTCAAATAACATTATCGTCTAGATTGTGTTTGGGAACATGtaattcatttcaaatgatgaaTTTTAAATGACATTATGTGTgctgtcatttcaaattctcaaatttaCACGTATTTGAGTGTCTTGGATTTCTAATGAAATCCACATCCTAATTCTTTTGTTTATCCAAACATGTCATCTGATCCAacccagaatttcaaatgatatACATGTTTCCCAACAGGCCATTATATAAATCGAAAAGGAAGCGCATACTCATAAAATTAGTAGGCCATCCCACTAGGCGGGTGTGCAAGTTCCCATCTGCATTATTAGGTTTTAACAAAATTAGTATACCATATAATGTGGATTTGAACAAGATCAGTATAGTATGTATCTTCATACAGATGGCGTACATGTATATTGCAGGCATGCAGGGCGATCTTGTTTAATACTGTAACTGGCTAATCACTACATATTAGCCATATCTCAACTAAATAGTTTAAAAGGCAACCAGGAAGACGGAATATGTACGGTGCAGTGCTCTTGCTGTATCTTCCATTTCTTAAATACCATAACTGGCGATCACTACAGATTATTACCATACTGACCACTATTTAATATTCTCATCACAGACTTTGTAATTCGAGTAATTTGATTGTCAATCCTCAACAGATAGCTTTAAACATAATCGCCAAGAAGTTAAATAAAGTATAAACAGATATTTAGTCAGTCAGCTCTCAGCAGTACTAACTGCAACTCTGGTCGTCTAGCCTGAACATATAGCTCTGAGATAAAACAGACCTGAATTTGTCATTAAGGTGCATTCGAGTACAAGTAAGCTAGAAACCTGAATGGAACACCCAGCATAATAGGATTTAGCTAAAAGCTACACACTTTAGTAACTGAAAGTTTACTTTTAAAGTATGAGGATTTAATGATCAACGACTTAGAGGTGAAATCTCCCTGCCCcttttaatcaaataattaggCTAAGCATCCGACTACAGCGTCAATTACAAAGGTGAATGATATAGGTGACACTTGAGGCCTGAGGGTCACAATGTTTCAGAGGTTGTGACGTCTTAGGAGTTGAGAATCAAACAAATTCTTTGAATATTCCTATACAGTatacattaaattattatatagtacatattttcttttgttatacTCTTCCTAAAAATTGAATTTAGATTAAAGTCTTGTGCAGGTCTGATTGTATTAAGCTTTTAATTGTCTAGGTGATGATAACAGGTGATCAAGCGCTAACAGCTTGTCATGTCGCTGGGAAAGTAAATATTGTTACTAAGCCCCCCCTAATTCTTGGCCCGGGGAGAAGTAGCGGGAGTTATGAGTGGGTCTCACCAGATGAAGCACAGACAAtcagatacaggttttaaatgcttttctttatttttttgaagttttttttttggcagCTCGCCATTTTAATTGCATTAAAGGTGTGCAATTAAGAAGGGAAAGGTGGATgttttatattacatatatgaTTGCTGTTTTACTGAGAAAAGGTCCTATTCagtacaaatattaaaataaagtcCCAAACAACACAATACCAAATCTGATCCTCATCAGCGCTTAATaaaaactttaatatttattcattaGTCTGACATGAGTCAGGACAAAAAGGCGTTAATCTGTTACATATACAGTTTGGTCTGATATACTGCATTCGTGTGAGTGAAAAACATTAAACTGAAAACATGTGAGAGACCTGATGGGCTGATGTTATCATGATGGCGGATCCTAGTTAATAGTGTTGATTAACAACAATGATGCCAATTTGTAATTAACACAACTAATATTAGCTTTACCAGTCTTCCTGCAACTAATATGTGCATTCAGCGTGGTGGTTTGAAAAACAATATTACAGGTAACACAACTTAATAACACGTTATCAGTAATGCATATACCAGATGCGTGAAGCTTGTGCGGGGGGTGACTAGTAAATCATTTAGTGCTATTTATGGACATTTTTATATCACGATGTCTTAAAATGGACCAAAACCTTATATTACTATGTAGTAGACTTGTAAGCCAAAAAACAATAACTTCACCTACTTTTTTTAAGTGATGAAGAGGTTGAAACTTTATCTGAGGTTCATGATCTCTGTATTGGTGGCGACTGTATTGAAATGTTGCAGCAGACATCCGCTGCTCCTAATGTCATTCCTTATGTAAAGGTGCGTGACCTGTACAGACACTTGGGATTGATTTATCTTGGTGGTTCATACTGATAAATCTACTTGTCCAGGTTTTTGCGAGGGTGGCTCCTGAGCAAAAAGAATTCATCATGACTACTCTCAAGATGGTTGGCAGGATGACTTTAATGTGTGGTGATGGGACCAATGATGTGGGAGCTCTGAAGCAGGTATTATGTTTGAGACACTACGTATGATTATGATGCTTGCTTGTTTATTATGTGATTCCGTTTTTTTCTTAACTTATTTCCTACTTATAAGTTGAACATTGACTTAAAAATGGACCCAGTTTATTAATCTAGAGGCCCCAAATTGCATCAAAAATGCACATGGCTTATTCTAATTGGTTACTTGTTTAGAATGGCAATTAGGAACAATATAAAGTAGCCAATTGAAATATCCCACGTGCATTTAGAATCCATTTTGGGAACTCTAGTATTCTTCT
This genomic window contains:
- the LOC108227456 gene encoding probable manganese-transporting ATPase PDR2; protein product: MSKFYIHGKVVDTVELLRKRHLPWRFDVWPFAIIYAVWIVALISRLDIFDAFIVLGGLVAVHVLVFLFTVWSVDFKCFIQYSKVYDIYQADGCKITPAKFCGKKEIVALKCRKLAVSSSTAVEEEIYFDFRKQCFIYSKEKETFFKLPYPSKETFGHYLKCSGYGTEAKIVAATQKWGRNVFEYPQPTFQKLLKENCMEPFFVFQVFCVGLWCLDEYWYYSLFTLFMLVMFESTMAKARLKTLSELRRVKVDSQTLMVHRCGKWVKISGTDLLPGDVVSIGRSTDQNGEDNAVPADMLILSGSVIVNEAILTGESTPQWKVSITGRGPAENLSARKDKSHVLFGGTKILQHTSDKTSHLKTPDGGCLAVVLRTGFETTQGKLMRTILFSTERVTANSWESGLFILFLVIFALIAAGYVLVKGLEDPTRSRYKLILSCSLIITSVIPPELPMELSIAVNTSLIALARRGIFCTEPFRIPFAGKVDICCFDKTGTLTSDDMEFSGIGGLTESSDLETEMTKVPTRTLEILASCHALVFVENKLVGDPLEKAAVKGIEWSYRSDEKAMPKKGNGNAVQIVQRYHFASHLKRMAVVVRVEEQFFAFVKGAPETIQERLTDVPSSYVKTYKKYTRQGSRVLALAYKSLPEMTVSEARSLDRDVVESELTFAGFALFSCPIRGDSASVLSELRGSSHDLVMITGDQALTACHVAGKVNIVTKPPLILGPGRSSGSYEWVSPDEAQTIRYSDEEVETLSEVHDLCIGGDCIEMLQQTSAAPNVIPYVKVFARVAPEQKEFIMTTLKMVGRMTLMCGDGTNDVGALKQAHVGVALLNAIPPQSDKSQSEGSSKSDTGKSSKVKKAKATTEAGKSLTINGDSSSKSRAAARSDSTSQSVGNRRQTAAEMQRKKLKKLMNELNEEGDGHAAPVVKLGDASMASPFTAKHASVAPTIDIIRQGRSTLVTTLQMFKILGLNCLATAYVLSVMYLDGVKLGDVQATISGVFTAAFFLFISHAKPLPTLSAERPHPNIFCYYVFLSLLGQFAFHIFFLVSSVKEAEKYMPEECIEPDSDFHPNLVNTVSYMVNMMIQVATFAVNYMGHPFNQSISENKPFCYALLAAVGFFTAITSDLFRDLNDWLKLVPMPKGLRDKLLIWAFLMFLCCYAWERFLRWAFPGKMPVLKKRQRSGATEQERKKLL